The Bombyx mori chromosome 16, ASM3026992v2 region ttttcatctttttttttattgtgtatatggatggaccagctcacggcctacctggtgttaagtggttactggagcccatacaacataaataatgaccttataacggctgccccatccttccgaccgaaatgcttcacggcagaaataggcagggtgggggtacctacccgtacagactcacaatacgtcttaccaccagtaattacgcaaattataattttgcgaatttGATTTTCTTCTGTATAGTGTCTTCTGTATAATATAGATCATTCTTTTAATTGAATAAAGGTATTTAAACCAGTGATCTCCTATGTGATGGAGTGGTATCAACCTACAGCGATAGTACTGCAGTGCGGTGCTGACTCGCTGGCTGGCGATAGGCTTGGATGCTTCTCACTCTCAACTAGAGGTCATGGCGAGTGTGTGAATTTCGTTAAAAACTTAAATGTGCCAACCCTGGTGGTGGGCGGAGGAGGGtgagtattctttattatttaatgataaCTAAATGTTCATAAATTGTTATTGACAtgataagtaattttttttttattgtttattggtggatgtgctcacagcccacctggtgttaaatggttactggagcccatagacatctacagcgtaaatgcgccatccgccttgagatataagctctaagatatcaagtatagttacaaaggctgccccacccttcaaaccgaaacgcattactgcttcacggcagaaataggcggggcggtggtacctacccgtgcggactcacaagaggtcctaccaccagtaataattaataaaaaatatcagagCTTCACCCCTTTTTATCTCTTAATCATTAAAATGAACTGATAACATTAAACAACATGATAAcattaaaatgaatgaaatgatttGAACTTGCAGATATACCTTGAGAAATGTAGCTCGCTGCTGGACTTACGAGACCTCACTTCTTGTGGACGAACAGATCTCCAATGAGCTTCCATATAATGAGTACTTAGAGTTCTTTGCACCAGATCTTCAGTTGCATCCAGAGATCAGCAGGTTTGGCACTAAATCTATTGTATATAATGAGCATCTGCAATTAACCTATCCTAGAAAACTTTCAAGGTCATTATCATTATTGCACTGTGTGGCTAAAATACCATCATATTCCACACagaattaagtggttactaaatcTCATATAAGTCAATGTATATTGCCATCTATTTGAAGAAAGAAGATTGCTGTCTCTATTACAAAAATAGCATTTTGTTTGCATTATAGTAATTATTGCCAACACAAATTGACGTAATATTAGGCAATCTTTCTTATATTTATGTGAAATTGTAACAGGCCCAGCAAATGTATCTGAACAGAGTAGCACGGAGTGTTTaatccataatataatttactatATTAACTTTCCAGGCCTGAAAGCACAAACAATGCCAATAGCAAAGCTTATTTAGAAGCTATAACCAAATATGTATGCGATAATCTGAAGATGTGTCAACACTCGCCCGCAGTACAAATGACTCATATACCAGGTATTCATGTTATACTTAACACAAGCAGTTGACAAATATTTGCCACAGGTCATCTAAATATTGAGtaacgtaacgaaaaaaacacTTTCTGTATTACTTAGAAAAGTCATAGAGCAAAACATCATAGACATTATAAAcgtcaaaataattaataattaacagagGGTCCGGATTGTATAGGTATATATACAGATCTATTCCTGAAAGATAACCTCACCGATCTAGTTCCAAGTCAATGACCAGTTTGAAGGTCATGATCATCATCAACCTGTATGTCCACTGTTGGATATAGGCCTTCCTATAAGATGTCTTAATTAACGCCATTCGCATCCACTTCTAGCAGCTCGACCCTCTATACGGTGCTTGCAGTTAGTAACATTCAAAATCTATTAAGTCTGCCTTTCTATAATCACCCCTTCTTGTTTGTAGTTTTAAGTTAAAAACCTTAATTTTCCAGGTGACTTCTTCCCTGAAGATTACCGAATCAAGGACGAACCCGATCCTGACGTTCGTATCAGTCAGGACGATGCTGACAAAATGGTGGAGCCCAAAAACGAGTTTTACGAAGACGAGAAAGATAACGATAAGGAGTTGCCACCAGAGATTAAGGATCCATAGCAAATAGAACTGCCTCCGGATCCCCTCGCTATATGACATGTGCACAAGAAGTACAGAATGAGCATTTTAGCTCTAGCAGACTAAGGCACCGGAGGTAGACAGTGATTTGAAAACGTTAATAAAGTGTTTGTGTTAGGTCTGttaagtgtaaaaaaaaaaacattatagtgcCAGTGTTTTTTTGATTGCAGTGGGTATGGCTTCTTTACCGTAACACTAGAAACAAATTACATTCCACATCAAACAATCATGGCAATAttggtattaattttattgtgaatatattaaatagaGTAATACTACGTAATATTACAACGGCTTTAACAGTATAGAGTGAAAATTTTGGATGTTGTATGATTTCAATGTATGttattatgataaatataagttttaactttcttttttatagcttagatgggtgggtgggTGAATTTAGGTTCctcctggtattaagtagttaacAGAACAtcattgcttcacagcagaaataggcaggttggtggtacctacccgtgcaggctcataagaggtcctactaccagtaccACATATTAGTTTATTTCTATCTCACTTCACGTTTTAATAACAGAATGAAGTTTTGAAGCAAGATTTCCAATTAGAATAATGTATATATGTGTTGTAATTTTATAGACACTGCAGGCTGACAACATCTTTGAATCGAGCAGTCAATGAATTAGCTCAGTTTGtttagaaattaattattattattttaattttttttatagcttagatgggtggacgagctcacagcccacctggtgttaaatggttactggagcccatagatctctacaacttaaatgcgccatccaccttgagatataagttctatagtagtgtgtggtggtaagtggttacaacggctgccccatccttcaaaccgaaacgcattattgcttcaccgcagaaataggcagggcggtggtacctacccgtgcggactctacaggtcctaccaccagtaatctagaggtcctaccaccagtataatagTGATTAGGAATCGTACTGTGTTGTGAATTAGAGAGATCAATGTCCATTAGTAATTAGCTGTAGATCTCGATATATGTATCTTTAATATCAAACTTAAACTTTAGTGTATAATTTGCTATTATTTATACCAACCggttatttattaaaagttcTGTAACTCTTTTAGTGTTGaggttattttcacatattttgcagaaatcgggaaaggatttttgaaaaatcaGTACCACATACaaaatttttacttaaaaaaaatacaaaaatcaatcctaaattcacagcaaaatattttttcattgataGAGCGCGCTTAAACACTTCCATATAGGCCGATACCTAATACCTTTAATCAAATTGCGCAATAGTTGGTATTCCGACGTACCGCGCTTTATACGCGTATATAAAGAGTCGATTTATTCTCACACTCAACAAGGTCaagtattttgataatttttagtCCATTTCATTAGCTTTActcgtaattaattaaaaatgattaacATTCAAAATAAACTTGTAGTCAAAATggtttttatgtaaattatctatattattaacAAAGTTAGCTTATGAAACACCTACATagtattcaaaatatattatagtttactagcgacccgccctcgcttcgtttcggaaactgtaatttattattgatttctccactatttaatggatgttatacatataaaccttcctcttcaatcactctatctattaaaaaaaccgcatcaaaatccgttgcatacttttaaagatttaagcatacataggaatatagggacagagaaagcgactttgttttatactatgtagtgatgaacaTTTGATTTTCAATTAATCAGATTGTTGATGCACGATGACATGGTTTTTTTTCATGCAGCATTTAAACGCAACATTACGTCACGATTACCTTGCGCAtacccgtgtgcttagtgcgagttttttaacgttctcgatagcgtaaaagttaacccaattttataTGCAGTTGGCGCCcctagcgcccctagcgacaaacgtaggcaaacgatcccattccatacaaatatgagctaacttttacgctatcgagaacgataAAAAGCTCgctctaagcacactgatccagcggaccgaatggtaaactaatggtgctttttggtacctcaagtaccagtcaccgttctcgtcgaacctgtcgcttgcgacgaagggttcagcGAGTAAaccagcctactgagtttctcgtcagatcttctcagtggctggcgcttccgatccggtagtagattctgcgacgcactgctcttgctaaggctagtgttaggaaCGTCCTCTgtagagcctcgtgagctcacatacGCGCTCCGTTAAGCGGGCATAGtctcaaggctaccagtttaggtagggaaaaacaaaaattacctTACGTTGGTGCGCTGTATGAAGTTTTAATTCCTTTGCATAAATTATCTATGCCAAATCATGAAATCACAATGACAGTCATCAGTCAAATTAATAGTTTAGCATGTTATTTACGTACATTTACTTTGTtgcataataattaatattattttcttttaatggTTATTCTCAGCACACATTTCCAGTCATTCAATAAGTATTGTTTGATAGTATTTACGATAAAGTAGGTAGATTATTTGAATTTGTGAACGCAAATGTTTATGAAAAAAAGTAGGTAATGTTGTTTAATGATGTTTTACATCTAATGTTTACGtgttaataattaatgttcTTGATGTTATAATTACGTACATGCTTTTTATAATCCTGTTTCAATTATTGCTTTTATATCAACTTATCGGTGTTAGCACAAATTTAATGTTCCTATTTTTATTGGCATAAAAGAGGGCACTTGAAAGTTTTTgatgtggtacctacctatgttTTTGAAGTAAAAGTACATTGGCGTCGATTTGATTTGAATCTCGATGAAACGAAAGAGACAAACATATGACCTGTGTGAGAGTGAGATAGAATGATTCATAAGGTTTCGTTTCTACTTCCAGTTTACTCGGTCTGTGATTGATTAATCTTAATAGTTTTTGGCATTTAGGAACAGGTTTTGTATCACGGTACGATTGACGAACGGTAAGTAGCACGCTAACAGTTGCAAgaatgataaatgaaaaaaaaaaagataattgatAAACTTAGCGATGAACAGATTGGGGTGACCGGATTTCACTAGTTTCTGTTAATTAAGTATAATTGTTGTGGTtttagaatataattttttaacataagAGTAGGGATTTTGGTAGTATTCTACAATCTGAAACATGCCATATTGTCAGGATTTGAAAAGTTAACAGAAGAACAAAAACAATGTcaatagtaaaatattttattgttaaaataaatacagtacATACAGTAATTAATCCTAATAACTACCTAGTTTTAGATCCAAATTATTATCGCTGATGTACCTATGAAAGTCGCTTGTGTCCTCATTTAGATCTACAGTCAACATTTGTAGTTTGTCACAACTTTGTATTATTTCTTTTACAACGTTTTTTGAAACCTCCAAAGTGCAGTCTAACCAGAGATTGTCGATGTTTTTGAAACATCCTTTACGCAGTAAGCTAGACAAAGTATTATCAATGTTGACTTTAGTTTGGTATTTCAGTACCAACGTTTGCAGATTGCTCGTACAATTAAggaaaaaagttaaaatctGTTCAATACTAAATGTATCGTTGCCTATTGTTAGGTGCTGTAAATTGTTAAAGATATTATTTGGTCGCTGGAAATATCTCGGCACCTCCAAGCTTTTAGATTGACTCATTAAATAGAGAGAGTTCAAATTCGTGCAACATAGTCCTATCGATAAAATCGCGTCCAAAGTCAAGGAGTTTTCGATTTCCCACAGAGAGAAATGAGTCAAATAACAGCCCTTGAATAGTAAGAGTTTCTGCATTGACTCCGAGTATGAGAAGAAAGATAAATTTAACCTATTCAGTCTTAGTTCACTGGTTGAAATCTGCTCCAATATAGCGTCTTTGTTATGCTCGGACAAGTGCGTGATCGATAATTCGCGTAAGCACGGACATATGTTTATTAGTTTTCGAATACCGTCAGCTGAAGCGTAATGACAGTTGACTTTCTGAAGACTCAAAGGACCTATTTCCATGACAGTGCCGATTAAGGTGGAACCGATATCGCAGGATTCGATTCTCAGTTCTTCTAAACGCGGTAATTCGTTTATCAACATGATGATGCCGGCTTGAGAGACGCAACGGCCGACGCGGTTGGCTCGTTCGTTCCGTGGCGGGTCCATCGCTAGAATACGTAAAAGTTTCAATGGCGCAATCGAGTATAAACCAGCATCAGACACATTTCTGATCAATACAGATGCATTAAAAAGAGATTTGTATATATCAACTTTCGAGACTATGTTTAGTTCCTCGAGAAGGAGACAATTCAGGCCCACTACGTTGAGTATTTCGTCTGTGCATATGAATTTGAGGTCGAGAACGACAAGACGACTGAATTTCGAGAGAGTTTCGATCCAGAATGGTTGGGGTATTGAGTTATCGAGATCGCATTTGCGGAAGACTGTCATGTTGGGATGCGTCAACACGTGGAGCTGAATACGAGGATCGCCACGGTACTGGCAGCATGTTCGTTCTGAACAGAGGACATCGAATAACCTGGAACAATGTAattgatattaattaaatagcTGAGTatgtgcttttttatttttttatttcttagttgggtggtcgagctcacagcccacctggtgttaagtggtaactggagcccatggacatctacaacgtaaatgcgccacccaccttgagatataagttctaagacctcaagtatagttacaacggctgccccactttttaaaccgaaacgcattactgcttcacagcagaaatagccagggcggtggtacctatccgtgatgactcaagaggtcctatcaccagttagTGTAGCTCATCTTAAGCGTTAACTGAATTATAatactattaatttaaattgggtATTTTTTGTTGACACAGGCAGATCAATATTATGCTTACATCAAGTTTTTTTATGGGGCGGCCGAGTATACAGCCCATGAGATGGTGGACGATTGCCGTCTCTCATGTGAGAAATACCAGGGGCATAGCTAATCCTCTGCCTACTGCTGAGTTATCTGCCCAAACCTTATCTATTATCATACTGAAATATTTTGATCATACTTGAATATTACTAGTGTAAAATTACTAGTCGTAGGTCACTCCAAGTCACAGGTTCCAGAGACAAAAACTGGTCTATGTTTGTGTTTTCTCCAAAATACTAGTTTTAATAGTGATACTGAATTTGGCTGGGCATTGACCCTGTTGTTATTTgtcaacaaacaacaaattcCACAATTTGTTGTCCAGTACAACTTAAAAAGTTTGAATGAGTTTGTACTCAATCACCATCAATCAGTCATATTTAAGCACTTACGGGACAGTATGAAGGGTAGTGTGAAGGGCAATTGCCAACTTGGGACATGAGTGTaaagatttaattatattattattatagatatcaTCTTATTGATTTACAGGTAATGCTTTTGTAAGACTTGTATTAtatgagtatataaataaggaGAATCTAAATCAAAACtcataattgagtcgactattatcaaaggcggcaatctgacttttggacaatgattggtaaatcagaaaaacgaattattgactttgtattccattggcagtcacaaaactcttcggaacgacatcttagataaataacaggttaactattaacctttatttaatgcaggttttgaaccgtattctttgaaggagacgattatattcaaataaatctgtattgacatatcaataatttttttttgtccaaattcacagattgccacctttgataatagacgactcaattcaCTTAAGTTTTTGTGCAATTGAAATATCTGGTTTGAAGTCTATATCGCTTTATTGGTATTGCTAAAAATTGGCAGCAAAAATACAGATTTATAGGTGCGATGGATGGCACTGCATTTTATGTGAGGTGGATCTGTTTATGTTCAGGCAAATTTGTTTTGAGATGGTTTTTATAGCTGATTTACTCCTTTATGGATGGTTCTGATTGAAGTTCGTTATAGACATCTATGAAAACAGAATCGTCATCAttgcattattttgtaaaaattgtgATATTTTGGTATTAATGATCCCAAAATGTGAATAGATGGATGCATTATTATGGTCATAGTGATCACGAATGATGAGAGCAGGCAACTCATAAATTTAAAACCATTAATAACATGACAGTCTACAGCACTTGACTAGTTCAAATGGTCAGTCTtttaaaatgcatttttatGAACATATTCCTCAAGTGTCAGTGGTGGTCGGTTGAAGCTTAAAAGAAATGAACAGAAGGCAAATGTAATAACGATGTGTAATGCCATGAATTAAGGTTAAAAGTTTTTACCTGCATGGTAAAACAGTCATCAGGTGGCATTTCAatgaatatacttttttttcacACTCATCGAACTCTCCCTCTGAACAACTTTTTTCGATAACGTAACAAgcgtaattaattacatttaaacaacttttaatgctTAATTGAAATAATCTTTGTGGTTGTTTAGGGGGCGacatttgttaaaataattctaGTTGGTTATGTTAATTTCAATATGTAAAAGTGtacttttatacattatttttgtgacattttacatattattattaataatagtatttttgtcCTTTCTAAAACCTACTGTGCTCACTACTGCGTAGTAAGTACGTATCACATTTTTATGCAATGGTCACAAAAATGTCACTGAACTGACTTAAGTAGCTAATCAATGTTTTTTCTGTTTTGCTGTAGGTACGTACGGTTGTCACTTTTCAGTAAATAtctcaacttaaaaaaaaaaaattctcaacAGGAAAGGCGAAGGTATCGCACCCTACGGCctaatctttaataaaaatcttttaaataaataataataatttgtgtttTAGGAGAATTGATATGGAGCGAAATGATAAAGTTTATTCATTTGATACATTACTAATCAATtgaagtgaaattaaattaaacgagATGACATGAAAGGATGAAATATTATAGACTCAGTAAAGTGGTCGTTgattactgagattttttagAAGATCACGTGAACCtacgttcagtggctttgtttaaaatttctagatttttgcactttcacagatactaaaaagttaataaacaaccGTTAACACCGTACACATTTAAATCCGAAGAAACACTCACACACAATTTACATAGCCTctcctcgcgtttccgccaagGTCACTTTTTGCTCATTTCCATAGAGTGAACTCCACGGTATTCCTCAATTAGCCAGAGAATGGAAACGCAGACCAAACTTACAGCTAAATTTCATGacttaatgatgatgatgacatgattaaaaatttattttgttagtcaGCCCGCTGTTCAGCGATCTTTCATGTCAGTTTCATTCGATCGCTACCAAGCTTCACAAGATCACTCGGTAAATCAATCCGAAGATATTCAAAAAATTACGTTGAAAGCGCACCGCCGTTTCGGAGTCTAgggatatattatatacatagatagatacaGCACATTTAGCATAACATTTAGAAGTAGGCAGCAGcatggctttgcccctggcattgttgacatccatgagcgacggtaaccactcaccatcaagtggggcgcatgctcgtctgccgacaaggtgggccatgagctcgtccaatcatatccatatatatatatgaattgctgttcgttagtctcgctaaaactcgagaacggttggaccgatttggataattttgttcttgaattatttaagtccagagaagggttaaaaggtagataaattgaaaatgctcggaatataacaattttgtttttcctttgatgtgtcccccgtcggacggattgttggttttaagtttattttatacaaaagtttaggccttttatttatccGTTGAGGATCTatgaaatctgccgggtcagctatatgcaataaaaaataaataaaaaatacacagaaTCGCTATGgccttttaaattatttatatctgATGAATAATTTTGTTGTGCTATTGagtataatcataataaatcgATTAATGATCTGTTCATTTTGTGACGATATAAGAAGGAATTAGACTTCTTGGAactgaacaaaatattatatatttatgttaaaatagattgtttatAGACTTGACTTGAGGTTTTTAATGTGAAAATCATTTCACTTAATTACACTGACTTCTGAATACAGAGATCAATATCACTTATGTCATATGTGCATAAGTTATGtctattttattctttaatgtTCAAAATCTCGTATATTATACATAATGCATGCTTTTGTAGCTTGCTTCTTATCTATTTCTCGTCTTAAATATGAAGTGTATATTATCTATGATTTCTCGTtgagttcagtgtgcttagtgcgagttttttaacggactcgatagcgtaaaagttagttcatatttgtatagaatgggatcgtttgcctacgtttgtcgctaggggcgctgttccaactgcatacaaaattggattaacttttacgctatcgagaacgttaagaaactcacactaagcacacagagcacAACATGACTTTAGGACTCTcaaataattttgaatgttttgtATGGGACCAATgtatcagtgttttttttttattgcttagatgggtggacaagctcacagcccacctgatattaagtggttactggagcccatagacatctataacgtaaatgcgccacccaccttgagatataagttctaaggtctcagtatagttacaacggctgccccaccctcaaaccgaaacgcattactacttaacggcagaaataggcagggtggtggtacctacccgtgcggactcacaagaggtcctaccaccagtaattacgcaaattataattttgcgggtttgatttttattacacgatgttattccttcaccgtggaagtcaatcgtgaacaattgttaagtacg contains the following coding sequences:
- the LOC101744738 gene encoding uncharacterized protein LOC101744738, coding for MSPPKQPQRLFQLSIKSCLNVINYACYVIEKSCSEGEFDECEKKVYSLKCHLMTVLPCRLFDVLCSERTCCQYRGDPRIQLHVLTHPNMTVFRKCDLDNSIPQPFWIETLSKFSRLVVLDLKFICTDEILNVVGLNCLLLEELNIVSKVDIYKSLFNASVLIRNVSDAGLYSIAPLKLLRILAMDPPRNERANRVGRCVSQAGIIMLINELPRLEELRIESCDIGSTLIGTVMEIGPLSLQKVNCHYASADGIRKLINICPCLRELSITHLSEHNKDAILEQISTSELRLNRLNLSFFSYSESMQKLLLFKGCYLTHFSLWEIENSLTLDAILSIGLCCTNLNSLYLMSQSKSLEVPRYFQRPNNIFNNLQHLTIGNDTFSIEQILTFFLNCTSNLQTLVLKYQTKVNIDNTLSSLLRKGCFKNIDNLWLDCTLEVSKNVVKEIIQSCDKLQMLTVDLNEDTSDFHRYISDNNLDLKLGSY